The following coding sequences are from one Wenzhouxiangella sp. AB-CW3 window:
- the mreD gene encoding rod shape-determining protein MreD encodes MSRPNSTSYVLWLSLLAALVLTLMPLPEAVAPARPYWVALVLIYWNLEAGRLRQLGQAFILGLLLDLLTGSLLGQHALSLLVISYLTERFRNRLRFFPPWQQAAAVMALLFNDRIVQLWIVGLTDDAWPSVAWWLAPLVGLVVWPWLFLLLDRLRQFERRQRI; translated from the coding sequence ATGAGCCGTCCCAATTCCACTTCGTATGTCCTCTGGCTGTCGCTGCTGGCAGCCCTGGTACTGACCCTGATGCCGCTGCCCGAAGCGGTGGCCCCGGCCCGACCCTACTGGGTCGCGCTGGTGCTGATCTACTGGAACCTGGAAGCCGGTCGGCTGCGTCAGTTAGGCCAGGCTTTCATCCTCGGGCTGCTGCTCGATCTGCTGACCGGCAGTCTGCTGGGTCAGCATGCGCTCAGCCTGCTCGTGATCAGCTATCTGACCGAGCGTTTCCGCAATCGCCTGCGCTTTTTCCCGCCGTGGCAACAGGCGGCCGCGGTGATGGCCCTGCTGTTCAATGACCGCATCGTGCAGTTGTGGATCGTCGGCCTGACCGACGATGCCTGGCCGTCCGTGGCCTGGTGGCTGGCGCCGCTGGTCGGGCTTGTGGTCTGGCCATGGCTGTTCCTGCTGCTCGACCGGCTGCGTCAGTTCGAACGCCGACAGCGCATATGA
- the mltB gene encoding lytic murein transglycosylase B — MRLLIGLLLSVSVAAQADDVHPGAEAFVEMAVSEHGLDADEVWAVLAEARYQQSIIDAMTRPAEARPWYQYRPIFLTETRIDAGAEFWRANRDLLEEVSERFGVPVEIIVSIVGVETNYGVNTGSFRVIDALATLGFYYPRRAAFFSRELAQFLRLAHEENLPVNEVRGSYAGAMGIGQFIPSSYRAYAVDFDGSGSRDLWRSLPDALGSVANYLAEHDWDPDGLTVLPVNGVPDDLDFEFNPRLATSLEELAGQGIDFDRDGLSPDTPATLVELETENGREYWVGLNNFYVITRYNRSPLYAMAVIQLAEAIRERKQ, encoded by the coding sequence ATGCGTTTGCTGATTGGATTGCTGTTGTCTGTTTCTGTTGCGGCCCAGGCCGATGATGTTCATCCAGGTGCCGAAGCCTTTGTCGAGATGGCCGTGAGCGAGCATGGGCTGGATGCCGACGAGGTGTGGGCCGTGCTGGCCGAGGCGCGGTATCAGCAGTCGATCATCGATGCCATGACGCGGCCGGCCGAGGCGCGGCCCTGGTATCAGTACCGACCGATTTTTCTGACCGAAACGCGCATTGACGCGGGCGCGGAGTTCTGGCGCGCCAATCGCGATCTGCTCGAAGAGGTTTCCGAGCGTTTCGGCGTGCCGGTGGAGATCATTGTCTCCATCGTCGGCGTGGAAACCAACTACGGGGTCAATACCGGCAGTTTCCGGGTCATCGATGCGCTGGCCACGCTGGGCTTCTACTACCCCCGGCGCGCGGCCTTCTTTTCCCGCGAGCTGGCCCAGTTCCTGCGCCTGGCCCATGAAGAAAACCTGCCGGTCAACGAGGTGCGGGGGTCGTACGCCGGCGCCATGGGGATCGGCCAGTTCATCCCGTCGAGCTACCGCGCCTATGCCGTGGATTTCGACGGCAGTGGTTCGCGGGATCTGTGGCGTTCGCTGCCCGACGCACTCGGCTCGGTGGCCAATTACCTGGCCGAACATGACTGGGACCCGGATGGCCTGACGGTGTTGCCGGTCAATGGCGTGCCCGATGACCTGGACTTCGAGTTCAATCCGCGCCTGGCCACCAGCCTGGAAGAGCTGGCCGGGCAGGGCATCGATTTCGACCGCGATGGCCTCTCGCCCGACACGCCGGCCACGCTGGTCGAACTCGAGACCGAGAACGGCCGGGAGTACTGGGTGGGGCTGAACAATTTCTACGTCATCACCCGCTACAACCGCTCGCCGCTGTATGCCATGGCAGTCATCCAGCTGGCCGAAGCCATCCGGGAGCGCAAACAGTGA
- a CDS encoding septal ring lytic transglycosylase RlpA family protein, translating into MRTALPLIAVAVLLAGCGREVRMPGPEVDGAPDDQLDPALIETPQPRPEPPSAYGNHSPYEVFGQTYHVRSTAEGYAERGIASWYGTKFHGRPTSSGEPYDMYRMTAAHRSLPLPTWAEVTRLDTGKTIIVRINDRGPFHPDRIIDLSWAAAVKLDMVDKGTAPVKVRAITFDEDQGVTPRPARVPVFVQVGAFSDQDRARGMAERLENAGLGPIHTETARNAGGPIWRVRVGPIDQVERARSLIERVTELGFGPAQYVYP; encoded by the coding sequence ATGCGTACTGCACTGCCGCTCATTGCCGTGGCGGTGCTGCTGGCCGGTTGCGGGCGCGAGGTCCGCATGCCCGGGCCCGAGGTCGACGGGGCCCCGGACGATCAGCTTGATCCGGCCCTGATCGAGACACCCCAGCCGCGCCCCGAGCCCCCCAGCGCCTACGGCAATCACAGTCCCTACGAGGTCTTCGGCCAGACCTATCACGTCCGCTCCACTGCCGAGGGCTACGCCGAACGCGGCATTGCCTCGTGGTACGGCACCAAGTTTCATGGTCGCCCGACCTCGTCGGGCGAGCCCTACGACATGTACCGCATGACCGCGGCGCATCGCAGTCTGCCCCTGCCGACCTGGGCCGAGGTGACCCGGCTCGATACCGGCAAGACCATTATCGTACGCATCAACGACCGCGGCCCGTTCCATCCCGATCGCATCATCGACCTGTCCTGGGCGGCGGCGGTCAAGCTCGACATGGTCGACAAGGGCACGGCGCCGGTGAAGGTGCGCGCGATTACCTTTGACGAGGATCAGGGCGTGACGCCGCGACCGGCCCGAGTGCCGGTATTTGTCCAGGTGGGCGCCTTTTCCGACCAGGATCGCGCCCGCGGCATGGCCGAACGGCTTGAAAACGCCGGCCTGGGACCCATACACACCGAAACGGCACGCAATGCCGGCGGGCCTATCTGGCGCGTTCGGGTCGGCCCGATCGACCAGGTCGAGCGTGCCCGATCCCTGATCGAACGGGTCACCGAACTGGGCTTCGGTCCGGCACAATATGTCTATCCCTGA
- a CDS encoding D-alanyl-D-alanine carboxypeptidase family protein translates to MISHFSLIKIIALTLVLSAAPALAQSPVPSPPSVGATSYVLVDYHSNQTIAEREPDARVEPASITKLMTSYLVFSEIRDGNLSLDDEVVISEYAWRMPGSRMFVEVGNRVGIEELLKGVIIQSGNDASVALAEHVGGSEEVFAGMMNDAAARLGMTGTNYTNATGLPDPDQYTTARDIAILAAALIREFPDFYSWYSEREYTFNGIRQHNRNRLLWRDPSVDGLKTGHTSSAGYCLVTSASRDGMRLISVVMGTDSEDARATASQSLLNYGFRFFETYQLYEAGDKLSSERIWRGRDNKIDLGIEDELFVTIPRSRYEALEARLEMDDTLTAPVSAGSELGRLVISLDGESVAERPLVALTDIEEAGFFGRATDSVRLWLGGLFGGD, encoded by the coding sequence ATGATTTCCCATTTCTCCCTGATCAAGATCATCGCGCTGACCCTGGTGCTGTCGGCCGCCCCGGCCCTGGCCCAGTCGCCGGTACCGTCACCGCCGTCCGTGGGTGCGACCAGTTACGTGCTGGTCGACTATCACAGCAACCAGACCATCGCCGAGCGTGAACCCGATGCCCGGGTCGAGCCGGCCAGCATCACCAAGCTGATGACCTCCTACCTGGTGTTTTCCGAGATTCGTGACGGCAACCTGTCGCTGGATGACGAAGTGGTCATTTCCGAGTATGCCTGGCGCATGCCCGGCTCGCGGATGTTTGTCGAGGTCGGCAATCGCGTCGGTATCGAGGAGTTGCTCAAGGGTGTCATCATCCAGTCGGGCAACGACGCCAGCGTGGCGCTGGCCGAGCATGTCGGCGGTTCCGAGGAGGTCTTTGCCGGCATGATGAACGATGCCGCCGCCCGCCTGGGCATGACCGGCACCAACTACACCAATGCCACCGGTCTGCCAGACCCCGACCAGTACACCACGGCACGCGACATTGCCATTCTGGCCGCCGCCCTGATCCGGGAATTTCCGGATTTCTATTCCTGGTACTCGGAGCGTGAATACACTTTCAACGGCATTCGCCAGCACAACCGCAACCGCTTGTTGTGGCGCGACCCCTCGGTTGACGGCCTCAAGACCGGGCATACCTCCAGTGCCGGCTACTGCCTGGTGACCTCGGCCAGCCGCGACGGCATGCGCCTGATCAGCGTGGTCATGGGCACCGACAGCGAGGACGCCCGTGCCACGGCCAGCCAGTCGCTGCTCAACTACGGTTTCCGCTTCTTCGAGACCTACCAGCTCTACGAGGCCGGAGACAAACTCAGCAGCGAGCGCATCTGGCGGGGGCGTGACAACAAGATCGATCTGGGCATCGAGGACGAGTTGTTCGTGACCATTCCGCGCAGTCGTTACGAGGCGCTCGAAGCGCGCCTGGAAATGGACGATACGCTGACTGCTCCGGTCAGCGCGGGCAGCGAGCTGGGCCGGCTGGTGATCAGCCTGGATGGCGAGTCGGTGGCCGAGCGGCCGCTGGTGGCGCTGACCGACATCGAGGAGGCCGGCTTCTTCGGCCGCGCCACCGACAGCGTGCGGTTGTGGCTGGGCGGATTGTTCGGAGGCGATTGA
- the mrdA gene encoding penicillin-binding protein 2, translating into MIDRQHSGTLGNEREELALIQRRFRFVVTVMLAIFLVLGWRFGTLQLGEHERYAARADENRIRLNAVAPNRGLILDRNGRVLAENRPAYRLAIVPERTEGLEETVERLSELVTISAEEQRRFQRQRMRQRRFESVTLKSNLSDEEVARLAVHRHQIPGVEIEPYLTRHYPHGELLSHVVGYVGRIDERDLRRLGREQYRATSHVGKTGIERHYEHLLHGQPGLERVETNAQGRVLRVIERQDPVPGEDLQLTLDLQLQDAAHEALGDYAGAVVVLDVHNGEVLALVSKPGFDPNLFVHGISQFDYSSLLHHHQRPLFNRFLAGGYEPGSTIKPFIALAGLETGAITPQTRVFSRGWFQLPGHSRRYRDWRRGGHGWVDLELALAESVNVYFYQLAVDLGIDRISRELALFGLGRATGLDLPGELTGVLPTRSWKRATFGEPWYPGETVITGIGQGFTVVTPMQLAHATAALAGRGQTAPPWLVVPTEPTRMVEHADADWAAVFSGLEAVVHGPSGTARAIAADVPVRLAGKTGTSQVFGRPGEAEGVDEREQDELPEHLRNHALFTAFAPFDDPQIAVVVVAEHGGGGARVAAPAAGKVIKAAAELGLMDKGEAP; encoded by the coding sequence ATGATCGACCGGCAACACAGCGGCACGCTTGGCAACGAGCGCGAGGAACTGGCGCTGATCCAGCGTCGCTTCCGCTTCGTGGTGACCGTGATGCTGGCGATCTTCCTGGTGCTGGGCTGGCGCTTCGGCACCCTGCAACTGGGCGAGCATGAACGCTACGCGGCGCGCGCCGACGAAAACCGTATCCGGCTCAATGCCGTCGCGCCCAATCGCGGCCTGATTCTCGATCGCAATGGCCGCGTGCTGGCCGAGAACCGTCCGGCCTATCGGCTGGCCATCGTGCCCGAGCGGACCGAGGGCCTGGAAGAGACGGTCGAGCGACTGTCGGAGCTGGTCACCATCAGCGCCGAGGAGCAGCGCCGCTTCCAGCGCCAGCGCATGCGCCAGCGCCGCTTCGAATCGGTCACCCTCAAGAGCAACCTCAGCGACGAAGAGGTCGCGCGACTGGCGGTGCATCGTCACCAGATCCCCGGTGTCGAGATCGAACCCTACCTGACCCGCCATTACCCCCATGGCGAGCTGTTGTCGCACGTGGTGGGCTATGTCGGGCGCATCGACGAGCGCGACCTGCGCCGGCTGGGGCGCGAGCAGTACCGTGCCACCAGCCATGTGGGCAAGACCGGCATCGAGCGCCACTACGAACACCTGCTGCACGGCCAGCCGGGGCTGGAGCGGGTCGAGACCAATGCCCAGGGGCGCGTGCTGCGCGTGATCGAGCGCCAGGACCCGGTCCCGGGCGAGGACCTGCAGCTCACGCTGGACCTGCAGTTGCAGGACGCCGCGCACGAGGCCCTGGGCGACTATGCCGGGGCGGTGGTGGTGCTGGATGTTCACAACGGCGAGGTGCTGGCCCTGGTCAGCAAGCCCGGTTTCGACCCCAACCTGTTCGTGCATGGCATCAGCCAGTTCGACTACTCCAGCCTGTTGCACCATCACCAGCGCCCGCTGTTCAACCGCTTTCTGGCCGGCGGCTACGAGCCGGGATCCACCATCAAGCCGTTCATCGCCCTGGCCGGGTTGGAAACCGGCGCCATCACCCCTCAAACCCGGGTGTTCTCTCGCGGGTGGTTCCAGTTGCCCGGCCACAGCCGGCGTTACCGCGACTGGCGGCGCGGCGGTCATGGCTGGGTCGACCTGGAGCTGGCCCTGGCCGAGTCGGTGAACGTTTATTTCTACCAGTTGGCCGTCGACCTGGGCATCGACCGCATATCGCGCGAACTGGCACTGTTCGGCCTGGGACGTGCCACCGGCCTGGATCTGCCGGGAGAACTCACCGGTGTCCTGCCCACGCGTAGCTGGAAGCGCGCCACCTTCGGTGAGCCCTGGTATCCCGGCGAGACGGTGATTACCGGTATCGGTCAGGGCTTTACCGTGGTCACCCCCATGCAACTGGCCCACGCCACGGCGGCGCTGGCCGGGCGCGGCCAGACCGCGCCCCCCTGGCTGGTCGTGCCGACCGAACCGACGCGCATGGTCGAGCATGCCGATGCCGACTGGGCGGCCGTTTTTTCCGGCCTGGAGGCCGTGGTGCACGGGCCGTCCGGCACGGCCCGGGCTATCGCCGCCGACGTGCCAGTGCGGCTGGCCGGTAAAACCGGCACTTCCCAGGTCTTCGGCCGACCCGGTGAAGCCGAGGGCGTGGATGAGCGCGAGCAGGATGAGCTGCCCGAGCACCTGCGCAATCACGCGCTGTTTACTGCTTTTGCCCCGTTCGATGACCCGCAGATCGCGGTCGTGGTGGTGGCCGAACACGGCGGTGGCGGAGCCCGCGTGGCGGCCCCGGCGGCCGGAAAGGTCATCAAGGCCGCCGCCGAGCTGGGGCTCATGGACAAGGGAGAGGCACCGTGA
- the rodA gene encoding rod shape-determining protein RodA: MSPLLADRTGSLMPQWRLDPWLMGMLLVLMGFGMLVLYSAGEQQIGLVWRQAVRLGMGLVILVVLAHVPPRLLRLWAPWLFLATLLTLVAVLLFGVGRGAQRWLDLGVIRFQPSEAMKLALPLMLALLFYRRSLPPNWSTLFMAAALIALPVALIVMQPDLGTSVLIGASGVCMLFLAGLRWRLILLMLLGLAAIAPVLWLQLHQYQRHRILTFLSPESDPLGQGWNIIQSKIAVGSGGLTGKGWLAGSQSHLEFLPEPHTDFIFSVLAEEFGFVGVLVMLALYAGIVGRGMYLASQCRDSFGRLLAGSLVFMFFLYVAVNVGMISGLLPVVGVPLPLVSYGGTSAVTLLAAFGIVMGLYSRRRFMG, encoded by the coding sequence GTGAGCCCGTTGCTGGCCGATCGAACGGGATCCCTGATGCCACAGTGGCGTCTGGACCCATGGCTGATGGGTATGCTCCTGGTCCTGATGGGGTTCGGCATGCTGGTGTTGTACTCGGCCGGCGAACAGCAGATCGGCCTGGTCTGGCGTCAGGCGGTGCGCCTGGGCATGGGCCTGGTCATCCTGGTGGTGCTGGCGCACGTGCCGCCGCGGCTGCTGCGACTGTGGGCGCCGTGGCTGTTTCTCGCCACCCTGCTCACGCTGGTGGCCGTGCTGCTGTTCGGCGTTGGCCGGGGAGCACAGCGCTGGCTGGACCTGGGCGTGATCCGTTTCCAGCCCTCCGAGGCGATGAAGCTGGCACTGCCCTTGATGCTGGCGCTGCTGTTCTACCGTCGCAGCCTGCCGCCGAACTGGTCCACCCTGTTCATGGCCGCGGCACTGATTGCCCTGCCGGTGGCCCTTATCGTGATGCAGCCCGACCTGGGCACGTCCGTGCTCATCGGCGCCAGCGGCGTGTGCATGCTGTTCCTGGCCGGCCTGCGCTGGCGCCTGATTCTGCTCATGCTGCTGGGCCTGGCCGCCATCGCCCCGGTGCTCTGGCTGCAGTTGCACCAGTACCAGCGCCATCGCATCCTGACTTTTCTCAGCCCGGAATCCGACCCCCTGGGGCAGGGCTGGAACATCATTCAGTCGAAGATCGCGGTCGGCTCGGGCGGTCTGACCGGCAAGGGCTGGCTGGCCGGCAGCCAGTCCCACCTGGAATTCCTGCCCGAGCCCCACACCGATTTCATCTTCTCCGTGCTGGCCGAAGAGTTCGGTTTTGTCGGCGTACTGGTCATGCTGGCGCTGTATGCCGGCATTGTCGGGCGCGGCATGTATCTGGCCAGCCAGTGCCGTGACAGTTTCGGCCGCCTGCTGGCCGGCAGCCTGGTGTTCATGTTCTTCCTGTATGTGGCCGTGAACGTCGGGATGATTTCGGGCCTGTTGCCGGTGGTTGGTGTGCCGCTGCCGCTGGTCAGCTACGGGGGGACATCGGCGGTGACGTTGCTGGCGGCGTTCGGGATTGTGATGGGGCTTTATAGTCGGCGGCGGTTTATGGGGTGA